AAGGAAACGAAGTTCTAGGAGTAAAACCAGGAAAAACCCTAAAGTCCAAACACGAACTATGGACTTGGTCCAAATAACTGTAAGCCGTAAATTGTAAACTGAGAACTGTAAATTATCTAAAATCAACTGTTAACTTTAAATTGTTAACTGTAAACTGAATAAGTGAGGTGTATTATGGAAATTAAAAAGATGTATATTAATGGAGAATGGGTAGAAGCTATTTCAAAGAAAACAAGAGAGGTAATAAATCCAGCAAATGGACAAGTTATTGCTCTTACTACTGAAAGTGGCACTGAAGATACAAAATTAGCAATTGCTGCTGCAAAGGAAGCTTTTTATGGAAAAGGCGAATGGAGAAGGATGAATGCTCAGGCACGAGCTGATATTTTACTTAAAATTGCAGATAAGATTTCAGAAAAAAGAGATAAATTTGCAATGTTAGATACTATAGATAACGGCAAACCTCTTCGTGAAGCTGAGGGGGATATTGATGATGGAATTCATTGCTTTAGGTATTATGCAGGATTAATTACAAAACCTTATGGCGGAGTTTATGATGTTAATGATGGCTTTGGTGAAATGCATTCTTATACAGTTCATGAACCAGTTGGCGTATGCGGTCAAATAACTCCTTGGAATTATCCATTTTTAATGGCAGTTTGGAAATTGGCTCCAGCAATTGCTGCAGGGAATAGTGTTGTATTTAAGCCAAGTTCAAATACACCATTATCAACTATTGCTTTATTTGAGATATTTGATGAAGTTGAACTTCCAAAGGGGTGTGTAAACTTAGTTTTAGGTTCAGGTGGAACTGTAGGTCAAGAAATAGCTGAAAGTAAAGATGTAGATATGGTTACTTTCACAGGAAGTACAGAAGTTGGGCAAGGAATAGCAAGAGCAGCAGTTGGAAATCTTAAAAAAGTTGGTTTAGAGCTAGGTGGTAAATCACCTAATATTATCTTTGCTGATGCTGATTTTGAAGGTGCAGTAGAATGGGCAATGGTTGGTATTTTCTTTAATCAAGGGGAAGTTTGTTCAGCAGGCTCTCGTATAATTATTGAGGAATCACTAAAGGATAAATTCGTAGCTCGTCTTGCAGAAAAAGCAAATGCAATGACAATTGGAAATCCTGTAAATAACCCTGATATGGGGCCATTGGTTTCAAAAGAACATATGGAAACTGTATTGAAATATATTGAAATAGGAAAAAAAGAAGGCGCAACTTTAGTTTGTGGTGGAGAACGTTATATAGAAGGAGAATGCGCAGAAGGATATTATGTAAGACCAACTATATTTGACAATTGTACATCGGAAATGACTATTGTAAAAGAAGAAATTTTTGGGCCAGTTGTTACTATACAAACCTTTAAAACCGAAGAAGAAGCTATAGCTTTAGCAAATGATACAGTTTATGGTTTAGCAGGAGCTGTATTTACAGCAAATGGAACTAGAGGCTTAAAGGTCATAAAAGAAATCAGAGCTGGTATCACATGGATAAACTGTTATAATCCAACCTTTAATGAAGCGCCTTGGGGTGGTTATAAAATGAGTGGATATGGACGAGAATTAGGTGTGCATGGTTTAGAGGAATATCAAGAAATCAAACAAATTAATATTAATTTAACACCAG
The window above is part of the Clostridium saccharoperbutylacetonicum N1-4(HMT) genome. Proteins encoded here:
- a CDS encoding aldehyde dehydrogenase family protein — encoded protein: MEIKKMYINGEWVEAISKKTREVINPANGQVIALTTESGTEDTKLAIAAAKEAFYGKGEWRRMNAQARADILLKIADKISEKRDKFAMLDTIDNGKPLREAEGDIDDGIHCFRYYAGLITKPYGGVYDVNDGFGEMHSYTVHEPVGVCGQITPWNYPFLMAVWKLAPAIAAGNSVVFKPSSNTPLSTIALFEIFDEVELPKGCVNLVLGSGGTVGQEIAESKDVDMVTFTGSTEVGQGIARAAVGNLKKVGLELGGKSPNIIFADADFEGAVEWAMVGIFFNQGEVCSAGSRIIIEESLKDKFVARLAEKANAMTIGNPVNNPDMGPLVSKEHMETVLKYIEIGKKEGATLVCGGERYIEGECAEGYYVRPTIFDNCTSEMTIVKEEIFGPVVTIQTFKTEEEAIALANDTVYGLAGAVFTANGTRGLKVIKEIRAGITWINCYNPTFNEAPWGGYKMSGYGRELGVHGLEEYQEIKQININLTPGPIGWYEH